From Carya illinoinensis cultivar Pawnee chromosome 5, C.illinoinensisPawnee_v1, whole genome shotgun sequence, one genomic window encodes:
- the LOC122309973 gene encoding protein WVD2-like 7 isoform X2, with the protein MAGDIEESYSFGLQADSLHSGSISFGRFEKESLSWERRSSFSHNRYLEEVEKCSKPGSVIEMKAYFEAHFKKKGLLRPNSSEFHNEKEYQTSENDVLESREESGHVNEGRHYAHFDESPGGSEYQGEYEVTGNETENPEVPFSVPQIEPALNGADILVGAPEDVNAEEAQRTETGLNELLSVEDESEMHGFDNFLAVNDEPEIRVNQTLNDDAVNADESSKALVNDEPVIEVNQNLDCDIFNTENSPKDIDPSPKTGPSVKSEKTHLEHGRHPSPKLRAAMENGALKPKEKCRANLALILTDISGAASKDPAKNPNRRERESTLRTNPEKNSVKTDIPTTPAMQRSPILKDSRSQKSKLMQDNKSGEKDSRRKKVGEYQPFPTKAERRGHQAPHRLNRTVNSTKADVRSGAAAFSFRSDERAERRKEFFTMLERKMHAKEAEMNQVQARTQLFLLQEKTQAEIKQFRRSLNFKATPMPSFYHAAVSPGSDGKKAQSSNNKINRARNKSTSPGSRAAGCSKSCLKEGNDQASSTCESVNTTEPIDASEVTNCPTGEDLEVTAASQALYGNQNCSPEATAGNEISGRKERVKERDTRVHKHHVSESHKVMKGQKGEGKQKAGGQRSSKEIAKKDVKGIGIGSGSQMSNLAVGVAS; encoded by the exons ATGGCGGGAGATATCGAAGAATCGTATAGCTTTGGCTTACAG GCAGATTCTCTGCACTCAGGTTCTATATCATTTGGAAGGTTTGAAAAGGAATCCTTATCTTGGGAAAGGAGGTCGTCTTTCTCACATAATAGGTACCTTGAAGAGGTTGAGAAATGCTCGAAACCAGGTTCAGTTATCGAGATGAAAGCTTATTTTGAAGCTCATTTCAAAAAGAAAGGTTTACTTCGTCCAAATTCATCTGAGTTCCATAACGAAAAGGAGTATCAAACCAGTGAAAATGATGTCTTGGAAAGCAGGGAAGAATCCGGGCATGTAAATGAAGGTAGACATTATGCTCACTTTGATGAGAGCCCTGGAGGTTCAGAGTATCAAGGAGAGTATGAAGTGACAGGAAACGAAACAGAAAATCCAGAGGTTCCATTCTCTGTTCCTCAGATAGAACCTGCTTTGAACGGTGCTGATATTTTGGTTGGGGCTCCTGAAGATGTTAATGCTGAGGAAGCACAACGAACTGAAACTGGGCTCAACGAACTTCTTTCAGTTGAGGATGAATCAGAGATGCATGGGTTTGACAATTTTCTTGCAGTTAATGATGAACCTGAGATCAGAGTAAATCAAACTCTTAATGATGATGCTGTAAATGCTGATGAATCATCTAAAGCCTTAGTTAATGATGAACCAGTTATTGAAGTAAATCAGAACCTTGATTGTGACATTTTCAATACTGAAAACTCGCCAAAAGACATCGATCCATCCCCCAAGACAGGACCCTCTGTGAAATCAGAAAAAACACACTTGGAACATGGGAGGCATCCTTCTCCAAAG TTGAGGGCTGCAATGGAAAATGGAGCTTTGAAGCCCAAAGAGAAGTGTCGGGCCAATCTTGCTCTAATCCTGACAGATATTTCTGGCGCTGCGTCTAAAGATCCTGCAAAAAACCCaaatagaagagaaagagagagtaccCTAAGAACGAATCCAGAAAAGAATTCAGTAAAAACTGACATTCCAACTACACCTGCCATGCAGAGATCTCCAATCTTAAAG GATTCTAGAAGTCAGAAATCAAAATTAATGCAAGACAATAAAAG TGGTGAAAAAGATTCAAGGAGAAAGAAAGTTGGCGAATATCAACCTTTTCCAACAAAGGCTGAAAGGAGAGGACATCAAGCACCACACAG GCTCAATCGTACTGTGAATTCAACAAAGGCAGATGTCAGGTCAGGTGCTGCAGCTTTCAGTTTCAGAAGCGATGAACGAGCAGAAAGAAGGAAAGAG TTCTTTACAATGTTGGAGCGAAAAATGCATGCCAAGGAGGCTGAGATGAATCAGGTCCAAGCAAGAACACAG CTGTTCTTATTGCAGGAAAAGACACAAGCTGAGATAAAACAATTCCGTAGAAGCCTAAACTTTAAAGCAACCCCAATGCCTTCTTTTTATCATGCGGCTGTATCTCCAGGGTCAGATGGGAAAAAG GCACAATCAAGTAACAACAAAATTAATAGAGCACGAAATAAGTCAACTAGTCCAGGGAGCAGAGCTGCTGGCTGCTCAAAATCATGTTTGAAGGAAGGAAATGACCAAGCCTCTTCTACCTGTGAATCGGTAAACACAACTGAACCAATTGATGCCTCAGAGGTGACCAACTGCCCTACAGGTGAGGACCTGGAAGTCACTGCAGCCTCTCAGGCTCTATATGGCAACCAAAACTGTTCCCCAGAAGCTACAGCTGGAAATGAGATTTCAGGGAGGAAAGAACGAGTAAAGGAAAGGGATACTAGGGTGCATAAACATCATGTGTCCGAAAGTCATAAGGTGATGAAAGGCCAAAAAGGTGAGGGGAAGC
- the LOC122309973 gene encoding protein WVD2-like 7 isoform X1 yields the protein MAGDIEESYSFGLQADSLHSGSISFGRFEKESLSWERRSSFSHNRYLEEVEKCSKPGSVIEMKAYFEAHFKKKGLLRPNSSEFHNEKEYQTSENDVLESREESGHVNEGRHYAHFDESPGGSEYQGEYEVTGNETENPEVPFSVPQIEPALNGADILVGAPEDVNAEEAQRTETGLNELLSVEDESEMHGFDNFLAVNDEPEIRVNQTLNDDAVNADESSKALVNDEPVIEVNQNLDCDIFNTENSPKDIDPSPKTGPSVKSEKTHLEHGRHPSPKLRAAMENGALKPKEKCRANLALILTDISGAASKDPAKNPNRRERESTLRTNPEKNSVKTDIPTTPAMQRSPILKDSRSQKSKLMQDNKSCSGEKDSRRKKVGEYQPFPTKAERRGHQAPHRLNRTVNSTKADVRSGAAAFSFRSDERAERRKEFFTMLERKMHAKEAEMNQVQARTQLFLLQEKTQAEIKQFRRSLNFKATPMPSFYHAAVSPGSDGKKAQSSNNKINRARNKSTSPGSRAAGCSKSCLKEGNDQASSTCESVNTTEPIDASEVTNCPTGEDLEVTAASQALYGNQNCSPEATAGNEISGRKERVKERDTRVHKHHVSESHKVMKGQKGEGKQKAGGQRSSKEIAKKDVKGIGIGSGSQMSNLAVGVAS from the exons ATGGCGGGAGATATCGAAGAATCGTATAGCTTTGGCTTACAG GCAGATTCTCTGCACTCAGGTTCTATATCATTTGGAAGGTTTGAAAAGGAATCCTTATCTTGGGAAAGGAGGTCGTCTTTCTCACATAATAGGTACCTTGAAGAGGTTGAGAAATGCTCGAAACCAGGTTCAGTTATCGAGATGAAAGCTTATTTTGAAGCTCATTTCAAAAAGAAAGGTTTACTTCGTCCAAATTCATCTGAGTTCCATAACGAAAAGGAGTATCAAACCAGTGAAAATGATGTCTTGGAAAGCAGGGAAGAATCCGGGCATGTAAATGAAGGTAGACATTATGCTCACTTTGATGAGAGCCCTGGAGGTTCAGAGTATCAAGGAGAGTATGAAGTGACAGGAAACGAAACAGAAAATCCAGAGGTTCCATTCTCTGTTCCTCAGATAGAACCTGCTTTGAACGGTGCTGATATTTTGGTTGGGGCTCCTGAAGATGTTAATGCTGAGGAAGCACAACGAACTGAAACTGGGCTCAACGAACTTCTTTCAGTTGAGGATGAATCAGAGATGCATGGGTTTGACAATTTTCTTGCAGTTAATGATGAACCTGAGATCAGAGTAAATCAAACTCTTAATGATGATGCTGTAAATGCTGATGAATCATCTAAAGCCTTAGTTAATGATGAACCAGTTATTGAAGTAAATCAGAACCTTGATTGTGACATTTTCAATACTGAAAACTCGCCAAAAGACATCGATCCATCCCCCAAGACAGGACCCTCTGTGAAATCAGAAAAAACACACTTGGAACATGGGAGGCATCCTTCTCCAAAG TTGAGGGCTGCAATGGAAAATGGAGCTTTGAAGCCCAAAGAGAAGTGTCGGGCCAATCTTGCTCTAATCCTGACAGATATTTCTGGCGCTGCGTCTAAAGATCCTGCAAAAAACCCaaatagaagagaaagagagagtaccCTAAGAACGAATCCAGAAAAGAATTCAGTAAAAACTGACATTCCAACTACACCTGCCATGCAGAGATCTCCAATCTTAAAG GATTCTAGAAGTCAGAAATCAAAATTAATGCAAGACAATAAAAG TTGCAGTGGTGAAAAAGATTCAAGGAGAAAGAAAGTTGGCGAATATCAACCTTTTCCAACAAAGGCTGAAAGGAGAGGACATCAAGCACCACACAG GCTCAATCGTACTGTGAATTCAACAAAGGCAGATGTCAGGTCAGGTGCTGCAGCTTTCAGTTTCAGAAGCGATGAACGAGCAGAAAGAAGGAAAGAG TTCTTTACAATGTTGGAGCGAAAAATGCATGCCAAGGAGGCTGAGATGAATCAGGTCCAAGCAAGAACACAG CTGTTCTTATTGCAGGAAAAGACACAAGCTGAGATAAAACAATTCCGTAGAAGCCTAAACTTTAAAGCAACCCCAATGCCTTCTTTTTATCATGCGGCTGTATCTCCAGGGTCAGATGGGAAAAAG GCACAATCAAGTAACAACAAAATTAATAGAGCACGAAATAAGTCAACTAGTCCAGGGAGCAGAGCTGCTGGCTGCTCAAAATCATGTTTGAAGGAAGGAAATGACCAAGCCTCTTCTACCTGTGAATCGGTAAACACAACTGAACCAATTGATGCCTCAGAGGTGACCAACTGCCCTACAGGTGAGGACCTGGAAGTCACTGCAGCCTCTCAGGCTCTATATGGCAACCAAAACTGTTCCCCAGAAGCTACAGCTGGAAATGAGATTTCAGGGAGGAAAGAACGAGTAAAGGAAAGGGATACTAGGGTGCATAAACATCATGTGTCCGAAAGTCATAAGGTGATGAAAGGCCAAAAAGGTGAGGGGAAGC
- the LOC122309973 gene encoding protein WVD2-like 7 isoform X3, whose translation MAGDIEESYSFGLQADSLHSGSISFGRFEKESLSWERRSSFSHNRYLEEVEKCSKPGSVIEMKAYFEAHFKKKGLLRPNSSEFHNEKEYQTSENDVLESREESGHVNEGRHYAHFDESPGGSEYQGEYEVTGNETENPEVPFSVPQIEPALNGADILVGAPEDVNAEEAQRTETGLNELLSVEDESEMHGFDNFLAVNDEPEIRVNQTLNDDAVNADESSKALVNDEPVIEVNQNLDCDIFNTENSPKDIDPSPKTGPSVKSEKTHLEHGRHPSPKLRAAMENGALKPKEKCRANLALILTDISGAASKDPAKNPNRRERESTLRTNPEKNSVKTDIPTTPAMQRSPILKDSRSQKSKLMQDNKSCSGEKDSRRKKVGEYQPFPTKAERRGHQAPHRLNRTVNSTKADVRSGAAAFSFRSDERAERRKEFFTMLERKMHAKEAEMNQVQARTQEKTQAEIKQFRRSLNFKATPMPSFYHAAVSPGSDGKKAQSSNNKINRARNKSTSPGSRAAGCSKSCLKEGNDQASSTCESVNTTEPIDASEVTNCPTGEDLEVTAASQALYGNQNCSPEATAGNEISGRKERVKERDTRVHKHHVSESHKVMKGQKGEGKQKAGGQRSSKEIAKKDVKGIGIGSGSQMSNLAVGVAS comes from the exons ATGGCGGGAGATATCGAAGAATCGTATAGCTTTGGCTTACAG GCAGATTCTCTGCACTCAGGTTCTATATCATTTGGAAGGTTTGAAAAGGAATCCTTATCTTGGGAAAGGAGGTCGTCTTTCTCACATAATAGGTACCTTGAAGAGGTTGAGAAATGCTCGAAACCAGGTTCAGTTATCGAGATGAAAGCTTATTTTGAAGCTCATTTCAAAAAGAAAGGTTTACTTCGTCCAAATTCATCTGAGTTCCATAACGAAAAGGAGTATCAAACCAGTGAAAATGATGTCTTGGAAAGCAGGGAAGAATCCGGGCATGTAAATGAAGGTAGACATTATGCTCACTTTGATGAGAGCCCTGGAGGTTCAGAGTATCAAGGAGAGTATGAAGTGACAGGAAACGAAACAGAAAATCCAGAGGTTCCATTCTCTGTTCCTCAGATAGAACCTGCTTTGAACGGTGCTGATATTTTGGTTGGGGCTCCTGAAGATGTTAATGCTGAGGAAGCACAACGAACTGAAACTGGGCTCAACGAACTTCTTTCAGTTGAGGATGAATCAGAGATGCATGGGTTTGACAATTTTCTTGCAGTTAATGATGAACCTGAGATCAGAGTAAATCAAACTCTTAATGATGATGCTGTAAATGCTGATGAATCATCTAAAGCCTTAGTTAATGATGAACCAGTTATTGAAGTAAATCAGAACCTTGATTGTGACATTTTCAATACTGAAAACTCGCCAAAAGACATCGATCCATCCCCCAAGACAGGACCCTCTGTGAAATCAGAAAAAACACACTTGGAACATGGGAGGCATCCTTCTCCAAAG TTGAGGGCTGCAATGGAAAATGGAGCTTTGAAGCCCAAAGAGAAGTGTCGGGCCAATCTTGCTCTAATCCTGACAGATATTTCTGGCGCTGCGTCTAAAGATCCTGCAAAAAACCCaaatagaagagaaagagagagtaccCTAAGAACGAATCCAGAAAAGAATTCAGTAAAAACTGACATTCCAACTACACCTGCCATGCAGAGATCTCCAATCTTAAAG GATTCTAGAAGTCAGAAATCAAAATTAATGCAAGACAATAAAAG TTGCAGTGGTGAAAAAGATTCAAGGAGAAAGAAAGTTGGCGAATATCAACCTTTTCCAACAAAGGCTGAAAGGAGAGGACATCAAGCACCACACAG GCTCAATCGTACTGTGAATTCAACAAAGGCAGATGTCAGGTCAGGTGCTGCAGCTTTCAGTTTCAGAAGCGATGAACGAGCAGAAAGAAGGAAAGAG TTCTTTACAATGTTGGAGCGAAAAATGCATGCCAAGGAGGCTGAGATGAATCAGGTCCAAGCAAGAACACAG GAAAAGACACAAGCTGAGATAAAACAATTCCGTAGAAGCCTAAACTTTAAAGCAACCCCAATGCCTTCTTTTTATCATGCGGCTGTATCTCCAGGGTCAGATGGGAAAAAG GCACAATCAAGTAACAACAAAATTAATAGAGCACGAAATAAGTCAACTAGTCCAGGGAGCAGAGCTGCTGGCTGCTCAAAATCATGTTTGAAGGAAGGAAATGACCAAGCCTCTTCTACCTGTGAATCGGTAAACACAACTGAACCAATTGATGCCTCAGAGGTGACCAACTGCCCTACAGGTGAGGACCTGGAAGTCACTGCAGCCTCTCAGGCTCTATATGGCAACCAAAACTGTTCCCCAGAAGCTACAGCTGGAAATGAGATTTCAGGGAGGAAAGAACGAGTAAAGGAAAGGGATACTAGGGTGCATAAACATCATGTGTCCGAAAGTCATAAGGTGATGAAAGGCCAAAAAGGTGAGGGGAAGC
- the LOC122311599 gene encoding probable aquaporin NIP-type isoform X1 → MSTHDNITISKMEVGESSSTSYRNSGGLCSSSEVVQLLQKVIAEVIGTYFLIFSGCGSVAVNKIYGSVTFPGICVVWGLIVMVMVYSVGHISGAHFNPAVTITFAIFRQFPVKQVPLYIFAQMLGSALGSATLCALFPIDKKYFFGTVPVGSNLQSLLLEIIISFLLMFVISGVSTDNRAIGELAGIAVGMTITLNVFVAGPVSGASMNPARSVGPALLVHIYKGLWVYIVGPVVGTILGGLAYNMIRLSDKPVRELTKSGSFLRSISRK, encoded by the exons ATGTCCACACACGACAATATTACAATTTCAAAGATGGAAGTAGGGGAGAGTTCATCAACAAGTTATCGAAACTCGGGGGGGCTGTGCTCTTCGTCCGAGGTTGTTCAGCTCCTTCAAAAG GTGATTGCTGAAGTCATTGGGACATATTTCTTGATATTTTCTGGGTGTGGTTCGGTTGCTGTGAATAAGATATACGGCTCAGTAACATTTCCCGGGATTTGTGTAGTTTGGGGTTTGATTGTCATGGTCATGGTTTATTCCGTCGGTCACATTTCCGGCGCCCACTTTAACCCGGCGGTTACTATCACTTTTGCCATCTTTAGACAATTCCCTGTTAAACAG GTTCCTCTGTATATATTTGCGCAGATGTTAGGTTCAGCTCTTGGTAGTGCAACATTATGTGCCCTTTTCCCTATAGACAAAAAGTATTTCTTTGGGACAGTGCCTGTTGGATCCAATTTGCAATCTCTTCTTTTGGAAATCATCATCTCCTTTCTTTTGATGTTTGTTATATCCGGCGTTTCCACAGATAATAGAGCA ATTGGAGAGTTGGCAGGAATTGCTGTAGGAATGACAATAACCTTAAACGTCTTTGTTGCCGG GCCAGTATCTGGGGCATCTATGAATCCTGCAAGGAGCGTAGGGCCAGCTCTTCTGGTGCACATATACAAGGGACTCTGGGTATACATTGTAGGGCCAGTGGTAGGGACCATACTTGGTGGTTTAGCCTACAATATGATTAGACTCTCTGATAAACCAGTGAGGGAGTTAACAAAGAGTGGATCTTTTCtcagaagcatatcaagaaaatag
- the LOC122311599 gene encoding probable aquaporin NIP-type isoform X2, protein MSTHDNITISKMEVGESSSTSYRNSGGLCSSSEVVQLLQKVIAEVIGTYFLIFSGCGSVAVNKIYGSVTFPGICVVWGLIVMVMVYSVGHISGAHFNPAVTITFAIFRQFPVKQVPLYIFAQMLGSALGSATLCALFPIDKKYFFGTVPVGSNLQSLLLEIIISFLLMFVISGVSTDNRAIGELAGIAVGMTITLNVFVAGFQASIWGIYESCKERRASSSGAHIQGTLGIHCRASGRDHTWWFSLQYD, encoded by the exons ATGTCCACACACGACAATATTACAATTTCAAAGATGGAAGTAGGGGAGAGTTCATCAACAAGTTATCGAAACTCGGGGGGGCTGTGCTCTTCGTCCGAGGTTGTTCAGCTCCTTCAAAAG GTGATTGCTGAAGTCATTGGGACATATTTCTTGATATTTTCTGGGTGTGGTTCGGTTGCTGTGAATAAGATATACGGCTCAGTAACATTTCCCGGGATTTGTGTAGTTTGGGGTTTGATTGTCATGGTCATGGTTTATTCCGTCGGTCACATTTCCGGCGCCCACTTTAACCCGGCGGTTACTATCACTTTTGCCATCTTTAGACAATTCCCTGTTAAACAG GTTCCTCTGTATATATTTGCGCAGATGTTAGGTTCAGCTCTTGGTAGTGCAACATTATGTGCCCTTTTCCCTATAGACAAAAAGTATTTCTTTGGGACAGTGCCTGTTGGATCCAATTTGCAATCTCTTCTTTTGGAAATCATCATCTCCTTTCTTTTGATGTTTGTTATATCCGGCGTTTCCACAGATAATAGAGCA ATTGGAGAGTTGGCAGGAATTGCTGTAGGAATGACAATAACCTTAAACGTCTTTGTTGCCGG TTTTCAGGCCAGTATCTGGGGCATCTATGAATCCTGCAAGGAGCGTAGGGCCAGCTCTTCTGGTGCACATATACAAGGGACTCTGGGTATACATTGTAGGGCCAGTGGTAGGGACCATACTTGGTGGTTTAGCCTACAATATGATTAG